A genomic segment from Lutzomyia longipalpis isolate SR_M1_2022 chromosome 3, ASM2433408v1 encodes:
- the LOC129792103 gene encoding uncharacterized protein LOC129792103, with product MSHYTNPAFCLQSELYTPPTKVQKSDAVKCATDIRGVGSPGRTLPQHTGQFLPPKPGPKPLSLTTSKSFGSIELINTTRPTPTVVTSSSPMRGRNQGGSSSGKFALVPVEELSRNDKHRYTVVPAQRAKFLASREALNTSDDAPFCSLPINFSPDEQPKLKNAFSTNFDSKSFFLNDSRYTLIPTDKDEEIVDENHEIIEIHNGKVHRYAVLPTEEDPDDIQEQEETSMNRNFQTIARSPSRRRLHHSYASIRDTKSPPKVLKTPTAAASTPQRPAPPVPVQMSTLTPQKNLATQKLHELLSTPPQKTPQKNISAATTPRQIPATTSTPVKQLAPQRRLRYEEQQHGHVPTDIRTTAVISPRLQAPSHYDDATPTKSWSNLSLQKVANATATIGAVSLMLILCGLMNSGLSIYLVARVGRSHYLDTGIISGFSAVALGFLGFRSRQCEWLPNRNYTSGYILVTVFSLLNCCGLLVLLALHPIPGTPIHDITTGVVLGLSSLTLLLISLGAISSRWCRSPPPDNRVDYVH from the exons ATGTCTCACTACACCAATCCGGCGTTCTGCCTCCAAAGTGAGTTGTACACACCGCCGACTAAAGTGCAGAAAAGTGATGCTGTGAAGTGCGCAACGGATATTCGGGGTGTCGGTTCACCTGGGAGGACGCTGCCGCAGCACACGGGGCAATTTTTGCCACCAAAACCCGGTCCTAAACCCCTCTCGCTCACCACCTCCAAGTCTTTTGGATCCATTGAGTTGATTAACACAACACGCCCAACGCCAACAGTTGTAACTTCCTCAAGCCCCATGCGTGGGAGGAATCAAGGGGGTAGCTCTAGTGGGAAATTCGCTCTGGTGCCCGTTGAGGAACTTTCCAGGAATGATAAGCATCGCTACACCGTAGTTCCGGCGCAACGAGCTAAATTCTTAGCTAGCCGAGAAGCTCTCAACAC TTCCGATGATGCTCCATTCTGCAGTCtaccaattaatttttcccctGATGAACAACCTAAGCTGAAGAATGCCTTTTCAACGAATTTTGACTCCAAAAGTTTCTTCCTCAACGATTCGCGCTACACCCTCATCCCCACGGATAAGGATGAGGAGATTGTGGATGAAAATCacgaaataattgaaattcacaATGGAAAGGTTCACAGATATGCTGTTCTACCGACAGAAGAGGATCCCGATGATATTCAGGAGCAGGAGGAAACATCGATGAATAGGAATTTTCAGACTATTGCACGGAGTCCATCCAGGAGAAGGCTTCATCACAGTTATGCGTCAATTAGAGATACCAAATCACCACCGAAGGTACTTAAGACAccaacagcagcagcatcaaCACCACAGCGTCCAGCACCACCAGTTCCAGTTCAGATGTCCACCCTGACGCCACAGAAGAATCTGGCCACGCAGAAACTCCATGAACTCCTGTCGACACCCCCGCAAAAGACACCACAGAAGAATATTTCAGCCGCCACGACTCCCAGACAAATTCCCGCCACAACGAGTACTCCGGTAAAACAGCTCGCACCGCAGCGTCGTCTTCGCTACGAAGAGCAGCAGCATGGACACGTACCGACGGATATTCGCACAACTGCAGTCATTTCACCGCGCCTCCAGGCACCATCTCACTACGACGATGCAACCCCCACGAAATCCTGGTCCAATCTCAGCTTGCAGAAAGTCGCCAATGCCACTGCGACAATTGGAGCAGTCTCCCTCATGCTAATCCTCTGTGGGCTCATGAATTCCGGGCTGAGTATTTACTTGGTTGCACGCGTGGGGAGATCCCATTATCTGGATACTGGAATTATTTCGGGCTTCTCTGCTGTTGCTCTTGGATTCCTTGGCTTCCGCTCCAGGCAGTGTGAATGGCTACCCAATAGGAATTATACTTCAG GCTACATCCTGGTCACGGTGTTCTCCTTGCTGAATTGCTGTGGACTTCTCGTACTCCTTGCACTGCATCCCATTCCAGGTACACCAATCCACGACATCACAACTGGCGTCGTTCTTGGGCTTTCATCTCTCACCCTCCTTCTTATCAGCTTGGGAGCAATTTCATCCCGTTGGTGCAGATCTCCACCGCCTGATAATCGCGTGGACTATGTCCactga
- the LOC129792142 gene encoding lipopolysaccharide-induced tumor necrosis factor-alpha factor homolog, whose protein sequence is MEPQKSAYPHQGSGQEYTGNYPHPQPPPAYDQTQYGAPYPPTGAPNATSMPHPQTTQPQVIHTIVNNPPVGPDPSTIVCPSCRQQVITRLDYETTTKTHIMAAILCAFVCWPCAWIPYVMDSCKNANHYCPSCGAFIGTYKS, encoded by the exons ATGGAGCCACAGAAGTCTGCATATCCCCATCAGGGGTCTGGGCAGGAGTATACGGGCAACTATCCACACCCACAGCCACCACCGGCTTACGATCAGACACAGTACGGAGCACCGTATCCACCCACAGGAGCCCCAAACGCTACAAGCATGCCACATCCCCAAACAACACAACCCCAAGTCATTCACA ctatTGTGAATAATCCACCTGTAGGACCAGATCCCAGTACCATAGTTTGCCCATCGTGCAGGCAACAAGTCATCACGAGGCTTGACTACGAGACAACCACAAAAACTCACATTATGGCTGCAATTCTTTGTGCTTTTGT ATGCTGGCCCTGCGCATGGATTCCCTACGTAATGGATTCATGCAAGAATGCCAATCACTACTGCCCAAGCTGTGGAGCCTTTATTGGAACCTACAAatcctaa
- the LOC129792140 gene encoding lipopolysaccharide-induced tumor necrosis factor-alpha factor homolog isoform X2 — protein MEPQKSMYPHPDPNSYGGENTGGYPHQTAGYPHESGYPHESGYPQQPPPQYAMPQPEMQYMPPPIVTQPTATIIMPPQVGPDPTMITCPSCHSTVVTRMEYEPNTRTHICALLLCVFCCWPCVCVPYCVDSCQSGNHYCPSCGAYVGTYEN, from the exons atggagcCACAGAAATCCATGTACCCCCATCCGGATCCCAATAGCTATGGAGGTGAAAATACCGGTGGGTATCCTCATCAAACAGCCGGCTATCCCCATGAATCGGGCTATCCGCATGAGTCAGGCTACCCCCAGCAGCCACCCCCGCAGTACGCTATGCCACAGCCTGAAATGCAGTACATGCCACCCCCAATTGTCACTCAACCCACAGCTACAA TTATAATGCCACCCCAGGTTGGTCCTGATCCAACCATGATTACGTGCCCCTCGTGCCACAGCACCGTAGTCACGAGGATGGAGTACGAGCCAAACACAAG GACCCACATTTGTGCCCTTCTACTTTGTGTCTTCTG TTGCTGGCCATGTGTATGTGTGCCCTACTGTGTGGACTCCTGCCAGAGTGGCAATCACTACTGCCCCAGCTGTGGTGCCTATGTTGgaacatatgaaaattaa
- the LOC129792140 gene encoding lipopolysaccharide-induced tumor necrosis factor-alpha factor homolog isoform X1 gives MEPQKSMYPHPDPNSYGGENTGGYPHQTAGYPHESGYPHESGYPQQPPPQYAMPQPEMQYMPPPIVTQPTATTVIMPPQVGPDPTMITCPSCHSTVVTRMEYEPNTRTHICALLLCVFCCWPCVCVPYCVDSCQSGNHYCPSCGAYVGTYEN, from the exons atggagcCACAGAAATCCATGTACCCCCATCCGGATCCCAATAGCTATGGAGGTGAAAATACCGGTGGGTATCCTCATCAAACAGCCGGCTATCCCCATGAATCGGGCTATCCGCATGAGTCAGGCTACCCCCAGCAGCCACCCCCGCAGTACGCTATGCCACAGCCTGAAATGCAGTACATGCCACCCCCAATTGTCACTCAACCCACAGCTACAA CAGTTATAATGCCACCCCAGGTTGGTCCTGATCCAACCATGATTACGTGCCCCTCGTGCCACAGCACCGTAGTCACGAGGATGGAGTACGAGCCAAACACAAG GACCCACATTTGTGCCCTTCTACTTTGTGTCTTCTG TTGCTGGCCATGTGTATGTGTGCCCTACTGTGTGGACTCCTGCCAGAGTGGCAATCACTACTGCCCCAGCTGTGGTGCCTATGTTGgaacatatgaaaattaa